In Halalkalicoccus subterraneus, the following proteins share a genomic window:
- the mvk gene encoding mevalonate kinase: protein MTTASAPGKVYLFGEHAVVYGEPAVPCAISRRAQVTVTRRTDSRLRVHAEDLSLDGFTVEYSGETGATPDVDVSADLVEAAMGYVDAAVSQAREAVGEPEAGFDVTVESEIPLGAGLGSSAAVVVAGIDAATRELGVDLSAEAIADRAYRAEYEVQEGQASRADTFCSATGGAVRVEGEDCRSIDSPDLPFVIGFDGGAGNTGELVSGVRELRDRYSFAADTVETIGDIVRQGERALAEGDVEELGTLMDFNHGLLSALGVSSRSLDRMVWAARDAGARGAKLTGAGGGGCIVALDETEETETALRFTPGCEEGFRAELDDEGVRVE from the coding sequence ATGACCACCGCAAGCGCGCCGGGGAAGGTGTACCTCTTCGGCGAACACGCCGTCGTCTACGGCGAACCAGCCGTGCCGTGTGCGATCTCGCGTCGGGCACAGGTCACCGTCACACGGCGGACGGACAGTCGGCTTCGCGTCCACGCCGAGGACCTCTCGTTGGACGGCTTCACCGTCGAGTACAGCGGCGAAACCGGTGCGACCCCCGACGTCGACGTTTCGGCCGATCTGGTCGAGGCGGCGATGGGCTACGTCGACGCCGCGGTCTCCCAAGCCCGCGAGGCGGTCGGCGAACCCGAGGCGGGATTCGACGTCACCGTCGAAAGCGAGATCCCGCTGGGTGCGGGACTCGGCTCCTCGGCGGCCGTCGTCGTCGCCGGAATCGACGCCGCGACCCGCGAACTGGGCGTCGATCTGAGCGCGGAAGCGATCGCCGACCGCGCCTACCGCGCGGAGTACGAGGTCCAGGAGGGCCAAGCCTCGCGGGCCGACACGTTCTGTTCTGCGACCGGCGGCGCGGTCCGGGTGGAAGGGGAGGACTGCCGGTCGATCGACTCGCCCGATCTCCCCTTCGTCATCGGCTTCGACGGCGGCGCGGGAAACACGGGGGAACTCGTTTCCGGGGTACGCGAGCTCCGCGATCGGTACTCCTTCGCGGCGGACACCGTCGAAACGATCGGCGACATCGTCCGACAGGGCGAGCGCGCGCTCGCGGAGGGCGACGTCGAGGAACTGGGCACGCTGATGGACTTCAACCACGGCCTGCTCTCGGCGCTGGGCGTTTCCTCGCGCTCGCTCGACCGGATGGTCTGGGCGGCCCGCGATGCGGGCGCCCGGGGCGCGAAGCTGACTGGTGCGGGCGGCGGGGGCTGTATCGTCGCACTCGACGAGACCGAGGAGACCGAGACGGCGCTTCGGTTCACGCCGGGCTGTGAGGAGGGCTTTCGGGCCGAACTCGACGATGAGGGGGTGCGCGTCGAGTGA
- a CDS encoding isopentenyl phosphate kinase: MIVLKLGGSVITDKDREETVDGERLADLAGAIADQEDLVVVHGAGSFGHRYAAKHGVSRTEGTHDAAVVREIHGSMERLNERVLAALGAEGVPAVPVDPFSLAYRMRDGKLSLPLDGIETALGEGFVPVTYGDVISQQEKGATIISGDELVVSLAEGLGADRVGLCSTVPGVLDDADEVISEITSYDEVADYLGESESTDVTGGMAAKVRALLALDAPASVFGPEGIEGFLAGEDAGTRID, encoded by the coding sequence GTGATCGTCCTCAAGCTCGGTGGGTCGGTGATCACCGACAAGGACCGGGAGGAGACGGTCGACGGGGAGCGCCTCGCGGATCTCGCGGGGGCGATCGCGGACCAGGAGGACCTGGTGGTCGTCCACGGTGCGGGGAGCTTCGGTCACCGCTATGCGGCGAAACACGGCGTCTCGCGAACCGAGGGAACCCACGATGCGGCGGTGGTTCGGGAGATCCACGGTTCGATGGAACGGCTAAACGAGCGCGTGTTGGCGGCGCTCGGGGCTGAGGGCGTGCCGGCGGTCCCTGTTGATCCGTTCTCGCTCGCCTACCGAATGCGAGATGGGAAACTGTCGCTCCCGCTCGACGGAATCGAGACGGCGCTCGGAGAGGGCTTCGTGCCGGTGACATACGGCGACGTGATTTCCCAACAGGAAAAGGGCGCGACGATCATCAGCGGCGACGAGCTCGTGGTTTCGCTCGCCGAGGGCCTCGGCGCCGACCGGGTGGGGCTGTGTTCGACGGTCCCGGGCGTCCTCGACGACGCGGACGAGGTGATTTCCGAGATAACGAGCTACGACGAGGTGGCGGACTACTTGGGAGAGAGCGAGTCGACGGACGTTACCGGGGGAATGGCGGCGAAGGTGCGGGCGCTGCTTGCTCTCGACGCCCCGGCCTCGGTCTTCGGTCCCGAGGGGATCGAGGGGTTCCTCGCGGGCGAGGACGCCGGAACGCGGATCGATTGA
- a CDS encoding ribonuclease J: protein MEIEIATIGGYEEVGRQMTAVRAGDDVVIFDMGLNLSKVLIHDNVQTEKMHSLDLIDMGAIPDDRVMSDIEGDVQAIVPTHGHLDHIGAISKLAHRYDAPVVATPFTIELVKQEINDENKFVVENDLQKMESGSSMEIGNGLELEFVNVQHSVIDAINPVLHTPEGAIVYGLDKRMDHTPVIGDPIDMERFREIGREGEGVLCYIEDCTNANKKGRTPSEAVARRHLKDVVTSIEDYDGGIVATTFSSHIARVKSLVEFAQEIDRTPLLLGRSMEKYSGTAERLGFVDFPDEVGMFGHRKSYQRAFKRIMNEGKENFLPVVTGHQGEPRAMLTRMGRGETPYQLDDGDKVLFSARVIPEPTNEGQRYQSENLLQMQGARIYDEIHVSGHLSQEGHYEMLDALQPQHVIPAHQNMKGYSGYVELAKNQGYELGRDLHVTHNGNVIQLVE from the coding sequence ATGGAAATCGAAATCGCAACAATCGGCGGCTACGAGGAAGTCGGACGGCAGATGACCGCCGTCCGCGCAGGCGACGACGTCGTCATCTTCGACATGGGGCTCAACCTGTCGAAGGTCCTCATTCACGACAACGTACAGACCGAGAAGATGCACAGTCTCGACCTGATCGACATGGGTGCGATCCCCGACGATCGAGTCATGTCGGACATCGAGGGCGACGTGCAGGCGATCGTCCCGACCCACGGCCACCTCGACCACATCGGGGCGATCTCGAAACTGGCCCACCGCTACGACGCGCCCGTCGTGGCGACGCCCTTTACCATCGAGCTCGTCAAACAGGAGATCAACGACGAGAACAAGTTCGTCGTCGAGAACGACCTCCAGAAGATGGAATCGGGCTCCTCGATGGAGATCGGCAACGGGCTCGAACTCGAGTTCGTCAACGTCCAACACTCGGTTATCGACGCGATCAACCCCGTACTCCATACGCCAGAGGGCGCGATCGTCTACGGGCTCGACAAGCGCATGGACCACACGCCCGTCATCGGTGATCCGATCGACATGGAGCGGTTCCGGGAGATCGGCCGCGAGGGCGAGGGTGTACTCTGTTATATCGAGGACTGTACCAACGCCAACAAGAAGGGTCGGACCCCGAGCGAGGCGGTCGCACGCCGACACCTGAAGGACGTCGTGACGAGCATCGAGGACTACGACGGCGGGATCGTCGCGACCACGTTCTCCAGTCACATCGCCCGCGTGAAATCGCTCGTCGAGTTCGCCCAGGAGATCGACCGCACGCCCCTCCTGTTGGGGCGGTCGATGGAGAAGTATTCGGGCACCGCCGAACGGCTCGGGTTCGTCGATTTCCCCGACGAGGTCGGGATGTTCGGTCATCGGAAATCGTACCAGCGCGCGTTCAAGCGCATCATGAACGAGGGCAAGGAGAACTTCCTCCCCGTGGTCACGGGCCACCAGGGCGAGCCCCGTGCGATGCTCACCCGGATGGGTCGCGGCGAGACGCCCTACCAGCTGGATGACGGTGATAAGGTGCTGTTCTCCGCCCGGGTCATTCCGGAGCCGACCAACGAGGGCCAGCGCTACCAGTCCGAGAACCTCCTTCAGATGCAGGGCGCACGTATCTACGACGAGATCCACGTCTCGGGCCACCTCAGTCAGGAGGGCCACTACGAGATGCTCGACGCACTCCAGCCCCAGCACGTCATCCCGGCCCACCAGAACATGAAGGGCTACTCGGGCTACGTCGAGCTCGCGAAAAACCAGGGCTACGAGCTCGGACGCGACCTCCACGTTACGCACAACGGGAACGTTATCCAACTGGTCGAGTGA
- the idsA3 gene encoding geranylfarnesyl diphosphate synthase, with product MTSPEAQPVTDAVAERRELVNAAIEEDLPIARPERLYEASRYLLDAGGKRLRPAVLLLVGEALTDVEPLSTEYREFPTLDKERIDLMAAAVSIEVIQSFTLIHDDIMDEDDLRRGVPAVHREYDLETAILAGDTLYSKAFEIMLESGARPDRGLDALRILARTCTRICEGQSLDVEFEHRGEVHEAEYLEMVELKTAVLYGAATSISATLLGADEETVQALYRYGIDIGTAFQIQDDVLDLTVPSDVLGKQRGSDLVEGKQTLITLHAREQGVDIDSLIETDDPEAVTEDEIDDAVSRLESAGSIEYAREKAQSLVREGKEELAVLPDNEARGQLESIADFLIERGY from the coding sequence ATGACGTCACCAGAGGCACAGCCGGTAACCGACGCGGTGGCCGAGCGCCGCGAGCTGGTCAACGCGGCCATCGAGGAGGACCTGCCGATCGCTCGACCCGAGCGGCTCTACGAGGCCTCGCGCTACCTGCTCGATGCGGGGGGAAAGCGACTCCGTCCCGCAGTCTTGCTGTTGGTCGGCGAGGCGCTCACCGATGTCGAGCCCCTCTCGACGGAGTACCGGGAGTTCCCGACGCTCGACAAGGAGCGCATCGACCTGATGGCCGCCGCCGTCTCGATCGAGGTCATCCAGTCGTTCACGCTGATCCACGACGACATCATGGACGAGGACGACCTCCGTCGTGGCGTCCCGGCCGTCCACCGCGAGTACGACCTCGAAACCGCGATCCTGGCCGGCGACACGCTCTACTCGAAGGCCTTCGAGATCATGCTCGAAAGCGGGGCGCGCCCGGATCGAGGTCTCGACGCGCTGCGGATCCTCGCGCGCACCTGCACGCGGATCTGTGAGGGTCAGTCGCTGGACGTGGAGTTCGAGCACCGTGGGGAGGTCCACGAGGCGGAGTACCTGGAGATGGTCGAGCTCAAGACCGCTGTACTCTACGGGGCTGCGACGAGTATCTCGGCCACCTTGCTGGGCGCCGACGAGGAAACCGTCCAGGCGCTCTACCGGTACGGTATCGACATCGGTACGGCCTTCCAGATCCAGGATGACGTGCTGGATCTGACCGTCCCGAGCGACGTGCTCGGCAAGCAACGCGGCAGCGATTTGGTCGAAGGAAAGCAGACGTTGATCACGCTTCACGCACGCGAACAGGGCGTCGACATCGACTCGCTGATCGAAACCGACGATCCGGAGGCGGTTACGGAAGACGAGATCGACGACGCCGTCTCGCGGCTCGAATCCGCGGGCAGCATCGAATACGCCCGCGAGAAAGCGCAGTCGCTCGTCCGCGAGGGGAAGGAGGAGCTCGCCGTTCTGCCCGACAACGAGGCCAGAGGCCAACTCGAATCGATCGCGGATTTCCTGATCGAACGCGGCTACTAG
- a CDS encoding glutamate--tRNA ligase, with amino-acid sequence MDQELRERIEREAEKHALMNAVKHEGEADIGAIMGPLMGENPDFRPHGDEIPGIAAPVAAQVNDLAPEDRRDRLAELAPEFLEELEAEDEADEHALPDLPNAAEYDEIRMRCAPNPNGPWHLGHARMPAVIGTYKDRYDGSMLCRFDDTDPETKRPDLEAYDAILDTIEYLGFETDEVIRASDRVETYYDHARELIDLGGAYTCTCPAETFSELKNSGEACPHREKGIEDSMEEFEAMVAGEYDASEIVLRVRTDIEHKNPALRDWVAFRMVDRPHPREEAAEYRCWPMLDFQSGVDDHLTGITHIVRGIDLQDSAKRQRFLYDYFGWEYPEVIHWGHVQIDAYDVKMSTSRIKELIETGELDDWDDPRAPTIASVRRRGIRGDALTEAMTELGTSTSDVDLAMSTVYAKNRERIDDGSDRYFLVRDGERVSLSGEGPSTAEPPRHPDHEERGTREIPVGEAVLVEPADIPSEGERVWLKGLGCVRYSGEAFEFTGDDIDAVREEGVDVIHWVPAEGSVSVRLRSMDGDSEGRAEPEFGGTERDEMVQFERIGFARVDSVAQRATDRSSGDTPRDEHADVESVAYFAHP; translated from the coding sequence ATGGACCAGGAGCTTCGAGAGCGAATCGAGCGGGAGGCCGAAAAGCACGCGCTGATGAACGCCGTCAAACACGAGGGTGAGGCCGATATCGGCGCGATCATGGGTCCGCTGATGGGAGAAAACCCCGATTTCCGTCCACATGGCGACGAGATCCCCGGCATCGCCGCCCCGGTCGCCGCACAGGTTAACGACCTCGCGCCCGAGGACCGACGCGACCGGCTGGCCGAGCTCGCACCCGAGTTCCTCGAGGAACTCGAAGCCGAAGACGAAGCCGACGAGCACGCTCTTCCCGATCTACCTAACGCCGCCGAGTACGACGAGATCCGGATGCGCTGTGCGCCGAACCCCAACGGACCGTGGCATCTCGGCCACGCCCGAATGCCCGCCGTGATCGGCACCTACAAGGACAGGTACGACGGGTCGATGCTCTGTCGGTTCGACGACACAGACCCCGAAACCAAGCGGCCCGATCTGGAGGCCTACGACGCGATCCTCGACACCATCGAGTACCTCGGCTTCGAGACCGACGAGGTCATCCGCGCCTCGGATCGCGTCGAGACCTACTACGATCATGCGAGGGAACTGATCGACCTCGGCGGGGCCTACACCTGCACCTGCCCCGCAGAGACGTTCTCGGAGCTGAAGAACTCGGGCGAGGCCTGTCCGCACCGCGAGAAAGGGATCGAGGACAGTATGGAGGAATTCGAGGCGATGGTCGCAGGGGAGTACGACGCCAGCGAAATCGTTCTCAGAGTTCGCACCGACATAGAGCATAAAAATCCCGCGCTCAGGGACTGGGTCGCCTTCCGGATGGTCGACCGGCCCCATCCCCGCGAGGAGGCCGCCGAGTACCGCTGTTGGCCGATGCTGGACTTCCAATCCGGTGTCGACGATCACCTGACGGGGATCACCCACATCGTTCGGGGAATCGACCTGCAGGACTCGGCGAAGCGCCAGCGCTTTCTCTACGACTACTTCGGCTGGGAGTACCCCGAGGTGATCCACTGGGGGCACGTCCAGATCGACGCCTACGACGTGAAGATGAGCACCTCGCGGATCAAGGAGTTGATCGAGACGGGCGAACTCGACGACTGGGACGATCCCCGCGCCCCGACGATCGCGAGCGTGCGCCGACGCGGCATCCGTGGCGATGCCCTGACCGAGGCGATGACCGAACTGGGAACCTCGACCAGCGACGTGGATCTGGCGATGAGCACCGTCTACGCCAAAAACAGGGAACGGATCGACGACGGCTCGGATAGATACTTCCTCGTGCGTGACGGCGAGCGCGTTTCGCTCTCCGGCGAGGGGCCCAGCACGGCCGAACCGCCGCGCCACCCCGACCACGAGGAGCGTGGCACCCGCGAGATCCCGGTGGGCGAGGCCGTCCTCGTCGAACCCGCCGACATCCCGAGCGAGGGCGAGCGCGTCTGGCTCAAGGGCTTGGGCTGCGTGCGCTACTCGGGCGAGGCGTTCGAGTTCACGGGCGACGACATCGACGCCGTGCGGGAGGAGGGCGTCGACGTGATCCACTGGGTACCCGCCGAAGGGAGCGTTTCAGTGCGGCTTCGATCGATGGATGGGGATAGCGAGGGGCGGGCCGAACCGGAGTTCGGTGGAACGGAGCGAGACGAAATGGTGCAGTTCGAGCGGATCGGGTTCGCGCGAGTGGACAGCGTGGCCCAACGCGCCACGGACAGGTCGAGCGGCGATACACCGCGAGACGAGCACGCCGACGTCGAATCGGTGGCGTACTTCGCCCATCCCTGA
- the tmcA gene encoding tRNA(Met) cytidine acetyltransferase TmcA: MDPTAIATALLAEARETNERRLLVLTGGRERGFDALRKVLDALPVAVTDTVLVGDRETLPCEQVDPKRTAELLGTTRQIVAYDAYERFEPNALGRLSGVVDGGGLLVVLAPDLDAWPDRRDGFDSSLAVPPFGVEEVTGRFRGRLVSLLRAHPGIGVVDVDSGGLESDGLTHPAPRFGVDPIGIPDEYDFPRAAYEACLTDDQVATLAALEALREDEQAVVVEADRGRGKSSAAGLVAGALASEGADVLVTAPDARNAVEVFARARELLEGSLESDEESRLETAAGGRVRFARPREIGTEDPDVLIVDEAAALPVRVLERCLEVDRTAFVTTIHGYEGAGRGFSVRFRDRLNESDHEVSSMTMADPIRYAAGDPVEIWTFRALLLDARPPVDQLVEDATTETVEYRRLSRADLVSDENLLREVFGLLVAAHYRTEPNDLARLLDAPNLTVRALTHDGHVVSVALLAREGGLDPELREDLYDGERIRGNMIPDLLTSQLRDEGAGKPVGQRVLRIATHDAVRSRGLGSRLLSEVRAEFASHADWLGVGYGATPGLLSFWAGNGFSTVHLSTTRNDASGEYSAVMLSPTSVPGERLHDRHARWFADRIASVLSDPLADAEPDVVRAALASIDTGVDPGLSERDWIHVASAAHGSGAFDVAPGSFRPLVVAHLIDGEVDLTDRQERLLVRKVLQAHPWNEVTTGLGFVSMRMCMRTLGECFKPLLDEYGSEAALDEKRRYVDE, encoded by the coding sequence ATGGACCCAACCGCGATCGCCACCGCCCTCCTCGCAGAAGCACGGGAGACGAACGAGCGCCGACTGCTGGTGCTCACTGGCGGGCGCGAGCGCGGGTTCGACGCCCTCCGAAAGGTCCTCGATGCACTTCCGGTCGCGGTCACCGACACCGTCCTTGTGGGAGATCGCGAGACCCTCCCCTGCGAGCAGGTCGACCCGAAACGAACCGCCGAACTGCTCGGAACCACCCGCCAAATCGTCGCCTACGATGCCTACGAGCGCTTCGAGCCGAACGCCCTCGGACGGCTGAGCGGCGTCGTCGACGGCGGCGGTCTATTGGTCGTGCTCGCACCTGACCTCGACGCCTGGCCCGACCGGCGCGACGGCTTCGATAGCTCGCTCGCGGTCCCGCCGTTCGGGGTCGAAGAGGTGACCGGCCGGTTTCGCGGGCGGCTGGTCTCCCTTCTGCGCGCGCACCCCGGAATCGGGGTCGTCGATGTCGATTCGGGAGGTCTCGAGAGCGACGGATTGACCCACCCCGCCCCGCGATTCGGAGTCGATCCGATAGGAATTCCCGATGAGTACGACTTCCCGCGGGCGGCCTACGAGGCCTGCCTGACGGACGATCAGGTCGCGACGCTCGCCGCGCTTGAAGCCCTTCGAGAGGACGAGCAGGCAGTCGTGGTCGAGGCCGATCGCGGCCGGGGGAAGTCGAGTGCGGCCGGGCTCGTCGCGGGTGCGCTTGCAAGCGAGGGTGCGGACGTGCTCGTGACCGCGCCCGACGCCCGCAACGCCGTCGAGGTGTTCGCGCGTGCCCGTGAACTGCTTGAAGGTTCGCTCGAAAGTGACGAGGAGTCCCGTCTCGAAACCGCCGCTGGCGGCCGGGTCCGATTTGCACGCCCGCGCGAAATCGGGACCGAGGACCCGGACGTCCTGATCGTCGACGAGGCTGCTGCGCTCCCGGTACGCGTGCTCGAACGCTGTCTCGAGGTCGATCGAACGGCGTTCGTCACCACGATCCACGGCTACGAGGGCGCAGGCCGGGGCTTCTCGGTGCGGTTTCGTGACCGCCTGAACGAAAGCGATCACGAGGTCAGTTCGATGACGATGGCGGATCCCATTCGCTACGCCGCGGGCGATCCCGTCGAGATCTGGACCTTTCGTGCCCTGTTGCTCGACGCGCGTCCCCCGGTCGACCAGTTGGTCGAGGATGCGACCACTGAAACCGTCGAGTACCGTCGCCTCTCGCGGGCCGACCTCGTTTCCGACGAGAACTTGCTCCGAGAGGTCTTCGGCCTGCTCGTCGCGGCCCACTACCGGACCGAGCCGAACGATCTCGCGCGCCTGCTCGACGCGCCCAACCTCACGGTGCGCGCGCTGACCCACGACGGCCACGTCGTAAGCGTCGCGCTGCTGGCCCGCGAGGGCGGCCTCGATCCCGAACTCCGGGAGGATCTCTACGACGGCGAGCGGATCCGCGGAAACATGATCCCCGACCTGCTGACGAGCCAACTGCGCGACGAGGGCGCCGGAAAGCCTGTCGGCCAGCGGGTGCTCCGGATCGCGACCCACGACGCGGTTCGCTCCCGCGGACTCGGCTCTCGACTGCTCTCGGAGGTCCGCGCGGAGTTCGCCTCACACGCGGACTGGCTCGGGGTCGGGTACGGCGCGACGCCCGGACTCCTCTCGTTTTGGGCCGGTAACGGTTTCTCGACCGTTCACCTCTCGACGACGCGAAACGACGCCAGCGGCGAGTACTCGGCGGTCATGCTCTCGCCGACGAGCGTTCCTGGAGAGCGCCTTCACGATCGACACGCTCGCTGGTTCGCCGACCGGATCGCAAGCGTGCTCTCGGATCCCCTCGCTGACGCCGAACCGGATGTGGTGCGGGCGGCGCTCGCCTCGATAGATACCGGCGTCGACCCCGGGCTCTCGGAGCGTGACTGGATCCACGTCGCGAGCGCGGCCCACGGCTCCGGAGCCTTCGACGTCGCGCCGGGGAGCTTTCGCCCGCTCGTGGTGGCCCACCTGATCGACGGTGAGGTCGATCTGACCGATCGTCAGGAACGCCTGCTCGTGCGGAAGGTCCTGCAGGCCCATCCGTGGAACGAGGTTACAACGGGGTTGGGGTTCGTTTCGATGCGGATGTGCATGCGTACCCTCGGCGAGTGTTTCAAGCCCTTGCTCGACGAGTACGGATCGGAGGCGGCGCTCGATGAGAAGCGCCGCTACGTCGATGAGTGA
- the rpl7ae gene encoding 50S ribosomal protein L7Ae yields the protein MPVYVNFDVPADLQEDALEALEVARDTGSVKKGTNETTKAIERGNASLVVIAEDVQPEEIVLHLPELADEKGIPFVFVETQDDVGHAAGLEVGSAAAAITDAGDAEDDVEDIGGKVEELR from the coding sequence ATGCCAGTATACGTCAACTTCGACGTCCCGGCGGACCTTCAAGAGGACGCCCTCGAGGCCCTCGAGGTCGCCCGGGACACAGGTTCGGTAAAGAAAGGTACCAACGAAACGACCAAAGCGATCGAGCGGGGCAACGCCTCGCTCGTCGTCATCGCCGAGGACGTCCAGCCCGAGGAGATCGTGCTGCACCTCCCGGAGCTCGCCGACGAGAAGGGTATCCCCTTCGTCTTCGTCGAGACACAGGACGACGTCGGTCACGCTGCCGGCCTCGAGGTCGGCAGCGCCGCCGCCGCCATCACGGACGCCGGCGACGCCGAGGACGACGTCGAGGACATCGGTGGGAAGGTCGAGGAGCTCCGCTGA
- a CDS encoding 30S ribosomal protein S28e, which produces MSAEESANDSTSAEVIEVVGKTGMHGEAMQVKCRIQEGENQGRIITRNVLGPVREGDVLQLRETAREADSIGGQ; this is translated from the coding sequence ATGAGCGCAGAAGAATCAGCCAACGACTCCACGTCCGCCGAGGTCATCGAGGTCGTCGGCAAGACGGGGATGCACGGCGAGGCCATGCAGGTCAAATGCCGCATCCAGGAGGGCGAGAATCAGGGACGCATCATCACGCGAAACGTCCTGGGCCCGGTCCGCGAGGGCGACGTCCTGCAGCTTCGCGAGACCGCCCGGGAGGCCGACTCCATCGGGGGTCAATAA
- a CDS encoding 50S ribosomal protein L24e: protein MVETRTCDYTGEDIEPGTGVMFVRTDGTVLNFVDSKAEKNYFLGREARDLEWTAAGRAEKEGRARAAETAAADTEASANAGDEGSEVAATGEETVDTDTETAKEVTANDDVESDAGAEQAETVENEDLEE from the coding sequence ATGGTCGAGACACGCACCTGCGATTACACCGGCGAGGATATCGAACCCGGAACGGGCGTCATGTTCGTCCGGACCGACGGCACCGTGCTCAACTTCGTCGACTCGAAGGCGGAGAAGAACTACTTCCTCGGGCGGGAAGCCCGCGATCTGGAGTGGACCGCCGCGGGCCGCGCCGAGAAGGAAGGCCGTGCGCGCGCAGCCGAGACGGCCGCAGCGGACACGGAAGCGTCCGCTAACGCCGGCGACGAGGGCAGCGAAGTCGCCGCCACCGGGGAGGAGACCGTCGACACGGACACAGAAACGGCCAAGGAAGTCACCGCGAACGACGACGTCGAGAGCGATGCCGGCGCCGAACAGGCCGAAACCGTCGAAAACGAGGACCTCGAAGAATGA
- the ndk gene encoding nucleoside-diphosphate kinase, which produces MSEERTFVMVKPDGVQRGLIGDVVSRFEERGLKLVGGKFMRIDEELAHEHYGEHEDKPFFEGLVDFITAGPVFAMVWEGQDATRQVRRMMGETDPAESAPGTIRGDFGLDLGRNVIHGSDHADEGANEREIDLFFDDEELLDYERVDETWLYE; this is translated from the coding sequence ATGAGCGAGGAGCGAACCTTCGTGATGGTCAAGCCCGACGGCGTCCAACGTGGTTTGATCGGCGATGTCGTCTCCCGCTTCGAGGAGCGTGGCCTGAAGCTCGTCGGCGGGAAGTTCATGCGGATCGACGAGGAGCTCGCCCATGAACACTACGGCGAGCACGAGGACAAGCCCTTCTTCGAGGGGCTCGTCGACTTTATCACCGCTGGCCCGGTCTTCGCGATGGTCTGGGAGGGCCAGGACGCCACGCGACAAGTGAGGAGGATGATGGGCGAGACCGATCCCGCCGAATCCGCGCCCGGCACGATTCGCGGCGACTTCGGGCTGGATCTGGGTCGTAACGTCATCCACGGCTCGGATCACGCCGACGAGGGCGCAAACGAGCGCGAGATCGACCTCTTCTTCGACGACGAGGAGCTGCTCGACTACGAGCGGGTCGACGAGACCTGGCTCTACGAGTAG
- a CDS encoding aldo/keto reductase, producing the protein MTVPTHTLPSGDQIPTVGLGTWDIAGETVEESVRAALDAGYRHVDTAEGYMNEAEIGGVLADYDREDVFLTSKVLPSNLAYESVIEACEASLDRLGTDYLDLYLIHWPNPAISLRETLNGMARLHERGLVRNVGVSNFSAYQLSAAQHVSKVPIAVNQIEFHPWFQRPDLVEYCRETETVIEAAAPLARTNVFDDEVIGEIAQQYDTSPAQIALRWAIENDVVVLPKSSSAEHVRENLSVVDRELDEEDRRRLDGIDRDQPCYDTGARDWSDDVYGISQ; encoded by the coding sequence ATGACCGTTCCGACACACACGCTGCCGAGCGGCGATCAAATCCCGACCGTCGGCCTCGGGACCTGGGACATCGCGGGTGAAACCGTCGAGGAATCCGTGCGCGCAGCCCTCGACGCCGGCTACAGACACGTCGACACTGCCGAGGGCTACATGAACGAGGCCGAGATCGGCGGCGTGCTGGCCGACTACGACCGCGAGGACGTCTTTCTCACCTCCAAAGTACTCCCGTCGAACCTCGCGTACGAATCCGTCATCGAGGCCTGTGAGGCCTCGCTGGACCGGCTGGGGACCGACTACCTCGATCTGTACCTAATCCACTGGCCCAACCCCGCGATCTCGCTGCGCGAGACCCTGAACGGGATGGCACGACTCCACGAGCGGGGACTGGTTCGGAACGTCGGCGTCTCGAACTTCAGCGCCTACCAGCTCAGCGCCGCCCAGCACGTCTCGAAGGTCCCCATCGCCGTCAATCAGATCGAGTTCCATCCCTGGTTCCAACGGCCCGACCTCGTCGAGTACTGCCGGGAGACCGAGACGGTCATCGAGGCCGCCGCGCCGCTGGCCCGGACGAACGTCTTCGATGACGAGGTGATCGGGGAGATCGCACAGCAGTACGACACGTCGCCCGCTCAGATCGCCCTTCGCTGGGCGATCGAGAACGACGTCGTCGTCCTGCCCAAGTCCTCCTCGGCCGAGCACGTCCGCGAGAACCTCTCGGTGGTCGATCGGGAACTCGACGAGGAGGACCGCCGTCGGCTGGACGGGATCGACCGCGATCAGCCCTGTTATGACACGGGAGCGAGGGACTGGTCGGACGACGTCTACGGGATCTCGCAGTGA